GACAGGGCACATCGCGGAGCGGCCATGGCACCACCTGCCTCGACACCATGTTGGGCGAAGCGGAAGGCTGTCTCGTCGTCAATTGATGGCGGAGGCTCTTCCGTCTCGCTGCCAAAGGCGCCAGCCGGCCAGAAGTAGTGGTTGACGTCTACACCAGCACCTCCAATCTGATAGCCGTCCTTTACCATCGGGGGCCAGGTACCCGGGTAGTTGATGACTACTGATTTCTTGCCAGCGCGAGCAATGGCGTTCCAGACGAACTCTGCCTTGACATCGCCACTGTAGAAGCCGCCGTGGCTGCGGTTCAGGGGCTCTCCCGGGTAGTGTACGTTAAAATCGGTGATGCCGGCGGTGCTGGGCCAGGCACCTGTGGATATGGCGGTCCAGTTGGGTGGTGTGATTGTTGGCAATGGTAGCATGGCATTCTTTGCCCAGACCCCATTGTTGATGACTCTGGCCATGGCGGGCAGTTTGCCCTCTTTGCAGTACTTGTAGAGTCTGGGAGCAATGGGGGCGTCCAGCCCCAGGATTATGACTTTCTTCGGTCTCGCTGTCATTTCGAAACCCTCCTGCAGAATTACGCCCATGGGACTACGCCCATGGGATTACGCCCATGGAGTTGTGCCTATAGGATAATACCCTCATCCTTAAGCCGGGCAATATCATTCCAGTCATATCCCAGTTCCAGGAGCACTTCCTCGGTGTGCTGTCCTGTCTCGGGAGCGGTGTGCCTCAGGGAAGCGGGGTTCTGATGGAACCTGACCGGCGTGGTTACCATCCTGGTGCGGCCCACCACCGGGTGCTCTATCTCAGTAAAGAAGTCGTTAGCCAGCGCCTGCGGGTCGGCAAGGACTTCGTCAGGCGTTCTGACCCGTCCGTAGATGCAGTTGTGCTCTCTCAGAGTGGTCTCCCATTCGTCCGCGCTCCGGCGGGCAAAGACTTCATCAAGGATATCGATGAGCTCCTCGCAGTGCTGCGCACGGACTTCCATATCAATGAACCGGGGGTCGTTCTCCAGGTCCGGCCTCGCTACAGCCTGGCAGAAATCGTGCCACGAGAGGTCGGACTGAAGCATGACCAGTTGAATCCAGCGGTCGTCTCTGGTGCGGTATTTGCCGACAAGAGGATTCAGCACCCTGGCA
This window of the Dehalococcoidales bacterium genome carries:
- a CDS encoding CoA transferase — its product is FEVHNRNKKSLALDLKTEKGRDILHALVKASDVFMSNYELAALRRLGMDYPALSGTNPRLIYAFLTGYGTEGPDKDRRGFDMAAAWANTGMQYLLGESGSIPPTQRGGVMDRTVGFHMVAGILAALLHREKTGQGQLLELSLYHSGVWTLAADLQLALGGLPVAPHDRARVLNPLVGKYRTRDDRWIQLVMLQSDLSWHDFCQAVARPDLENDPRFIDMEVRAQHCEELIDILDEVFARRSADEWETTLREHNCIYGRVRTPDEVLADPQALANDFFTEIEHPVVGRTRMVTTPVRFHQNPASLRHTAPETGQHTEEVLLELGYDWNDIARLKDEGIIL